TAGCCGTCAAACCTGAACATCACGAAAGATTTGGTTTAAAGCCTTTACGAAGCAAATTAAAAAAGATGCTAAGTGACGAAAATCCCACTTTTGATATTCGTGTAAGTACAGACAAAAAGATCTTTATGCTCATAGAAGAACTTGAGAACAAAATTAAGAAAAAGAAAGTAAGTAAGGATGGAATTAAAAAACAATTGAAACTCATTCAATCAGAAATGGAATCTAATATTTAAGCTTTCTAAAAGAGAAGGAAGGATTCAAATGTCTAGTAAAGATAAAAATTTAACACCTGTACAACAGGAATATAAAAAATTCGAACAACAGCGCGAACCGAAGCGTCCTGTTTTAAAAAATTGCATAAAAGCCTTTTTCGTCGGGGGATTAATTTGTCTAATAGGCCAACTGATTTCCACCTTTTATATTACTTATTTTGATTTCACTGAAAGGTCTGCAGGAAATCCTACAGTTGCAACTCTTATTTTTATCTCTATGCTACTAACGGGATTTGGCGTCTACGATCGCCTTGGGCAATTCGCTGGTGCTGGTACCGCAGTTCCTGTTACTGGATTTGGCAACTCCGTTATTGCCGCATGTATTGAACACCGTACAGAAGGATTCGTTCTCGGCGTCGGTGGTAACATGTTTAAACTAGCAGGATCTGTTATTTTATTTGGCGTATTTTCCGCTTTTGTTATCGCTCTTATTAAAACCATTCTCTTTCAATGGGGAGGGCTGTAAATGTTACAAGGACACCGAACATGGGTATTCGAAAACAAACCAGTTATCATCTCAACAGGTGTAGTCGGTGGACCCTTTGAAGCAAAGGGAAAAATCCCTGCAGACTTCGATACCCTTCATGAGGATTTATGGCTTGGACAAGACTCTTACGAAAAAGCACATAAAATTTTGTTTGAAGAAGCTTGTAGCCGCGCAACTGAAAAAGCAAAACTTCGGAAAGATGATATTCAATTCGTACTCGCTGGAGACTTAATTAACCAAATTACGCCTACTAGCTTTGCATGCCGTACACTTGGTACACCTTATCTCGGATTATTCGGTGCTTGTTCCACATCTATGGAAGGATTAGCACTTGGCGCAAGTATTGTAAATGCAAAAGGCGCAAAATATTTATTAACTGGTGCCTCAAGCCATAACACAGCCGTAGAAAAACAATTCCGCTATCCAACTGAGTATGGTGGCCAAAAACCACCTACAGCCCAGTGGACCGTAACTGGTGCAGGTGCAGCTATTTTGAGCAGTGAAGGATACGGTCCGCAAGTAACATCAGCAACAATTGGACGAGTTATTGATATGGGACTAACAGATCCTTTTAATATGGGAGGCGCGATGGCTCCTGCTGCTGTCGATACAATTGAAGCTCATTTAAGAGAAAGACAACTTGATGCAACTTACTACGATTTAATCGTAACAGGCGATCTCGGACACGTTGGCCGTGAAATTGCTTATGACTTATTACATAAACATGGGACGAAAGTAACGAGTGAACAATTTCAAGATTGTGGACTACTCATTTATAGAGAAGGTCAACCTGTAATAGCTGGTGGAAGTGGTCCAGGCTGTTCAGCAACAGTCGTGTACGGACACTTGTTAA
The DNA window shown above is from Bacillus clarus and carries:
- the spoVAC gene encoding stage V sporulation protein AC; the protein is MSSKDKNLTPVQQEYKKFEQQREPKRPVLKNCIKAFFVGGLICLIGQLISTFYITYFDFTERSAGNPTVATLIFISMLLTGFGVYDRLGQFAGAGTAVPVTGFGNSVIAACIEHRTEGFVLGVGGNMFKLAGSVILFGVFSAFVIALIKTILFQWGGL
- the spoVAD gene encoding stage V sporulation protein AD, which encodes MLQGHRTWVFENKPVIISTGVVGGPFEAKGKIPADFDTLHEDLWLGQDSYEKAHKILFEEACSRATEKAKLRKDDIQFVLAGDLINQITPTSFACRTLGTPYLGLFGACSTSMEGLALGASIVNAKGAKYLLTGASSHNTAVEKQFRYPTEYGGQKPPTAQWTVTGAGAAILSSEGYGPQVTSATIGRVIDMGLTDPFNMGGAMAPAAVDTIEAHLRERQLDATYYDLIVTGDLGHVGREIAYDLLHKHGTKVTSEQFQDCGLLIYREGQPVIAGGSGPGCSATVVYGHLLNRMKKGEFKKILVVATGALLSPLTFQQEETIPCIAHAVSIEFGGVKQ